TGGTTCGATCACCGTCCTACGATAGGGGGCGTCAGGCGGTGCGGCCGATGGCCTCGGTCACCGACTTCAGGCCGTGGCGGCGCACCCGGCGCAGAAGCTGCCGGTGGATGTGCGCGGCCCACAGCGGGCCGCCGTAGATCCAGCCCGTGTAGCCCTGCACCAGGGTGGCGCCGGCCAGGATGCGCTCCCAGACGTCGTCCACGTCCTCGACCCCGCCCGCCGACACCAGCGTGAGGCGGTCGCCGACCTTGGCGCGCAGGCGGCGCAGCACCTCCAGGGAGCGCGCCTTGAGCGGGCGCCCCGAAAGGCCGCCGGTCTCTCCGTCGTGCCTGATCGTGGTGTTGGTCGCGATGATGCCGTCGAGCCCCAGCTCCAGGGCCAGCTCGGCGACCGCGTCGATGTCCTCGTCGGCCAGGTCTGGGGCGATCTTGACCAGCAGCGGCGTACGGCGCGGCGTGGCGTCGGCGACCTGCTTGACCTCGGTGAGCAGGGGCCGCAGCAGCGAGACGGCCTGGAGGTTGCGCAGCCCCGGCGTGTTGGGCGAGCTGACGTTGACCACCAGGTAGTCGGCCAGCGGGGCCAGCTCCTTGGCGCTGGCCACGTAGTCGGCCGTGGCCTCGGACTCGGGCACCACCTTGGTCTTGCCGATGTTCACCCCGATGACGACCGGCACGCCCCGCGTACGGCGGAGCCTGCGGGCGGCGGCCACGGCGCCGGCGTTGTTGAAGCCCATCCGGTTGATCACCGCGTGCTGCCGCACCAGCCGGAACAGGCGGGGCCGCGGGTTGCCCGGCTGGCCGTGGGCGGTGATGGTGCCGACCTCGACGTGGCCGAAGCCGAGCGCGGCGACGGCCTCGGCGCACGCGGCGTCCTTGTCGAAGCCGGCGGCCAGCCCGAACGGCCCGGGGAAGTGCACGCCGAAGGCGGTCACCCGCAGGGCCGGGTCGTGCGGCGCGAACACCCGGTGCAGCAGCCGCTTGACCAGCGGCAGCCGGGCGAGGAGCGCCAGGGCGCTCACGGTGAAATGGTGCACGGCCTCGGCGTCGAGACGCTGCAAGACCTGCGAGAACACGAGGCGATACATCACGGGTCAGGCTACCAAGCCGGCCTCGTGGGCGATGATCGCGGCCTGTACGCGGTTGCGCACGTCGAGCCGGGTCAGGATGGCGCTCACGTACGCCTTCACCGTGCCCTCCACGATGTGCAGCTCGCGGGCGATCTCGGCGTTGGACAGACCGGCCCCGAGCAGGGCGAGCACCTCGCGCTCGCGGTCGGTCAGCGCCCCGATGCGGTCGCGGGCCACCGCTCCCCTGGCCATCCTGCCGCCGGCGAGCTGCGCGATGACGCGCTGGGCGACCTTGGGCGACAGGTACGCGGCCCCGCCGGCGACGGCGTGGACGCCGGCGATCAGCTCGCGCGGGTCGCCCGACTTGAGCAGGAACCCGGCGGCGCCGAGGTCGAGCGCCTTGGCGATGTAGTCGTCCTCGCCGAACGTCGTCAGCATCACCACGGCCGTGCCCGGCGCGGCCCTGCGCAGCTCGGCGGCGGCGGCCAGCCCGTCGAGCCGGGGCATGCGGATGTCGAGGAGCGCGACGTCGGGGTGGTGGCTGATGGCCAGGTCGACCGCCTGCCTGCCGTCGCCGGCCTCGGCCACGACCTCCAGCTCGGGATCGGACTCCAGGATCGCCCTGACCCCTGCTCTGATCATGGCCTCGTCGTCGGCCAGGAGTATGCGGATCACAGTTCTCTATCTTGGCCTCTATATTGGCCGACCATGGGACAAGTGAAGGTGTACGGGCGCAGGGACGTGTGGGCGGGGCGGCAGCGGGAGCTCTCGGACCTGCTGCAGTCGTGTCTGGTGGAGGCGTGGGGGATGCCGGAGGACAAGCGGTTCCACCGGTTCCTGTTGCTGGACGAGGACGACTTCATCTGCCCGCAGCGCAGTGAGCGGTATCTCATCATCGAGGTGCTCTGCTTCACGGGCCGCAGCGACGACGCCAAGCGGGCGCTGATCCGGGCGATCTATGAGAAGTCGGGACTCGACCCTGAGGACGTGGAGATCACCATCATCGATACGCCCAAGGTCAACTGGGGAATCCGTGGTGTTCCCGCAGATGAACTCACTCTGTCGTACAAGGTGGAGGTCTGAGGTCAGGGGCAGAGTCAGGCGGGCGGTATGGTCCGACTCATGAGCACTCACTATGACGTCGTCGTTCTCGGCGCGGGTCCTGGAGGATATACGGCCGCGGTCCGCGCCGCCCAGCTCGGACTGCGCACCGCGGTCGTCGAGGAGAAGTACTGGGGTGGCGTCTGCCTGAACGTGGGCTGCATCCCGTCCAAGGCGCTGCTGCGCAACGCGGAGCTCGCCCACATCTTCCACAACGAGGCCAAGACCTTCGGCATCAGCGGCGAGGTCACCTTCGACTACGGCGCGGCCTTCCAGCGCAGCCGCAAGGTGGCCGACGGGCGGGTCAAGGGCGTTCACTACCTGATGAAGAAGAACGCCATCACCGAGTACGACGGTCGCGGCACGTTCCTCGACGCCAACACGCTCCAGGTGAACGGCGAGACGATCACGTTCTCCCACTGCATCATCGCGGCCGGCGCGACCACCAGGCTGATCCCCGGCACGCAGCTGTCGGAGCGCGTGGTGACGTACGAGGAGCAGATCCTCACCGAGCAGCTGCCGGGCAGCATCATCATCGCGGGCGCCGGCGCGATCGGCGTGGAGTTCGCGTACGTGCTGCACAACTACGGCGTCAAGGTGACCATCGTCGAGTTCCTCGACCGGGTCGTGCCGCTGGAGGACGAAGAGGTGTCGGCCGAGCTGGCCAAGCGCTACAAGCGGCTCGGCATCGAGGTGCTCACCTCCACCCGCGTCGACTCCATCGAGGACACCGGCTCCTCCGTCAAGGTCACCGTCACCCGCGGCGACCAGACGCAGGTGCTGGAGGCCGACAAGGTGCTGCAGGCCATCGGGTTCCAGCCGCGCGTCGACGGCTACGGGCTGGAGAAGACCGGCGTGGCGCTGACCGAGCGCGGCGCGATCGCGGTCGACGGGCGCGGGCGCACGAACGTGCCGCACATCTACGCCATCGGCGACGTCACGGCCAAGCTCATGCTGGCGCACGCCGCCGAGTCCATGGGCATCATCGCCGCCGAGACGATCGCGGGCGCGGAGACCATGGAGCTCGACTTCGTGATGATCCCGCGGGCGACGTACTGCCAGCCGCAGGTGGCCAGCTTCGGCTACACCGAGGCGCAGGCCCGCGACCTGGGCTACGACGTGAAGGTGGCGAAGTTCCCGTTCACGGCCAACGGCAAGGCGCACGGCCTGGGCGACTCCGCCGGGTTCGTGAAGATCATCAGCGACAACACGCACGGCGAGCTGCTCGGCGCGCACCTGATCGGGCCCGAGGTGACCGAGCTGCTGCCCGAGCTGACGCTGGCGCAGCAGTGGGACCTGACCGTGCACGAGGTGGCCCGCAACGTGCACGCGCACCCGACGCTCGGGGAGGCCGTCAAGGAGGCCGTCCACGGGCTCGCGGGCCACATGATCAACATGTGATGGGATCCGGTGGTGATCGGTACGGCTCGGGCGGTCGTACCGATCACAAGGTCTCCCCGGCGGCGATGGCCTCGCGCAGGGTGCGGGTCAGGGCGTCGGCCTGGTCGCTCAGCGCGCGCACGCCCTCCTCCTCGCCCGTCTGCGCCAGCAGGTCCAGGTAGGTGTCGTTGCTCTGCTGCAGCTCGCTCGCGCGTAACGCGGAGTCGGCCGAGCGCACCCGGGAGGCGTAGGCCTCCAGCTCCCACACCCGCTCCGTGACCGCCGCCACCGAGCGTCGCAGCGCCTCCTGCTGGGGCCCCAGCACGGCGGTCAGCTCAGGGGTGACCACCTCGGTGAGCGCCAGGGCCTGCTCGGCCCGCAGGCCGGTGTGGACACGGACGAGGCGGGCGATCTCCCACAGCCGCTCGGGCAGCACGACGTCGTTGGCGACCGCGTCGAGCAGGCCGAGGCGGTGCACGCGGGAGCCGGTCACGTCCCTGATCGCTCTCCTGGCCCTGGCCAGCAGATCGAGGGCCGGGTCGTCCAGCTCCGAAGGGACGACGTAGCGGCCGGCGTACAGGCGGGCCAGGCGCTCCACCGGGTTCGGGCGCGAGACGCCGACGAACAGCACCCCGGTCAGGAAGATCATCATGGCGGCCAGGCCGGTGGTCTCGTGCCCGGTCTCGAAGGCCGCCAGGCCGAGCACGGACCCCGACACCGCGGCGCAGAGCCCGCCGAGGCCGAACAGCCGCCGCACCCAGCGCGGCGGCTCGGGCTCGGGCCGGCCGAGCAGCCGGGCCGGCACGCCCCCGCCGAGCCGCCCGTCCTGCGCCGACGGCCACGCGGCGGCGAGGCGGTGACGGTCGCGCTCGGGCACGGCGGGGTCGACGATCGGCTGGTCGATCCAGTTCTCCACCGGCGGCACCCCCTCGTGTGTCCCCTCCCCTTCGAGCACACCTCGGCGGGCCCGCCCACTCCACCAGGCCCGTGTGCGGATGTCGTGAAGATGTCGTGCAGTTATCCTGGCCGCCGTGCCGGAACTTCCTGAGTTGTACGTCGCGGTGGACGTGGAGGCCGACGGGCCCATCCCCGGCCCCTACAGCATGCTCTCGCTGGGCATGGCGGTGGCCGGGCGCCAGGACCTGTCGTTCTACACCGAGCTGCGCCCGATCTCCGATGACTTCGTGCCCGAGGCGCTGGCCGTCTCCGGGCTCGACCGCGACCGGCTGCTGCGCGAGGCGCCGCCGCCCGAGGTGGCGATGGCGGCCGCGGCCCGCTGGGTGAACGGGCTGCGCAGGATCGGGCGGCCCGTCTTCCTGGCCGCGCCCGCGGTGTGGGACGGCATGTACGTGCACTGGTACTTCGTCCGGTTCACCGGCAAGAACCCGTTCGGCACGACCGGCTCCGGCGTGGACCTGAGAAGTTACTGGATGGGCGCGACGGGCTCCGAGTGGTCGGGCTCGCACAAGAGCCAGATCAAGAAACGCTTCGGCCTGGAGAAACTCCCGCACACGCACCACGCGGGCGAGGACGCGGCCGAGCTGGCCCAGGTGTTCGACGCCGTGTTGCGGCGCGAGCGGACCTGACTTCTCACCAATTCTTCAGAATTCAACCAGATTCCTCTGAGGATGCCTGGAGACGTTGGAGGCGACTTCGAAAGAGACCTCGCATCGGACGGTGGTCCCCCACATGACCTCATCTCCCCCTCAGACGACCGCGCGGCACTCGCGCAAGCTGGCCGCCCCGGGCACCACGCTGCTCCGGCTCGGCCTGCTGGCGCTGGTCGCGATCGGCATCGTGGGCGCCGCGCTGGAGCTCGCCTTCGAACGCCACTGGGAAAGCCCCGTGCAGCTCATCCCCTGGGTGGCGCTAGCCGTGCAGGTGGTCGCGCTGGTGCTGCTCCTGCTGCGCGACTCGGGGCCGGTGCTCACCGTCGTGCGCGTGCTCGCGGCGATCGTCCTGCTCTGCTCGTTGTACGGCGTCTACACGCACGTGTCGGTCAACTTCGGCATGGGCGCGATGGACCCGCAGTGGGACTCCTACTCGCCGCTCACCCAGTGGTGGTACGCGCTGACGAAGTCGGTCGGGATGGCGCCGCCGCTCGCCCCCGGCATGCTCGCCCAGAGCGCGCTGCTCCTGCTGCTGGCCAGCGTGACGCCGAACAGGCGCGAGCCCTGACCCTGGTGCCCGCCGGTGCCGGCGTCCTCGACCGGGGGCACGTCGGCACCGGTCGTTTTCTGAACGGCGACTGAACGAATCTGAACCTTTGCCGCATTCCTCGCGTCTCACTCAGGCAAAGTCACTGTGACAGGTGAGGCTGGTGAGGTTGCAAGTGGCATTACGTCGCACAGTCATCGCGGCGGC
The nucleotide sequence above comes from Nonomuraea gerenzanensis. Encoded proteins:
- a CDS encoding quinone-dependent dihydroorotate dehydrogenase, producing the protein MYRLVFSQVLQRLDAEAVHHFTVSALALLARLPLVKRLLHRVFAPHDPALRVTAFGVHFPGPFGLAAGFDKDAACAEAVAALGFGHVEVGTITAHGQPGNPRPRLFRLVRQHAVINRMGFNNAGAVAAARRLRRTRGVPVVIGVNIGKTKVVPESEATADYVASAKELAPLADYLVVNVSSPNTPGLRNLQAVSLLRPLLTEVKQVADATPRRTPLLVKIAPDLADEDIDAVAELALELGLDGIIATNTTIRHDGETGGLSGRPLKARSLEVLRRLRAKVGDRLTLVSAGGVEDVDDVWERILAGATLVQGYTGWIYGGPLWAAHIHRQLLRRVRRHGLKSVTEAIGRTA
- a CDS encoding response regulator codes for the protein MIRILLADDEAMIRAGVRAILESDPELEVVAEAGDGRQAVDLAISHHPDVALLDIRMPRLDGLAAAAELRRAAPGTAVVMLTTFGEDDYIAKALDLGAAGFLLKSGDPRELIAGVHAVAGGAAYLSPKVAQRVIAQLAGGRMARGAVARDRIGALTDREREVLALLGAGLSNAEIARELHIVEGTVKAYVSAILTRLDVRNRVQAAIIAHEAGLVA
- a CDS encoding tautomerase family protein, which codes for MGQVKVYGRRDVWAGRQRELSDLLQSCLVEAWGMPEDKRFHRFLLLDEDDFICPQRSERYLIIEVLCFTGRSDDAKRALIRAIYEKSGLDPEDVEITIIDTPKVNWGIRGVPADELTLSYKVEV
- the lpdA gene encoding dihydrolipoyl dehydrogenase encodes the protein MSTHYDVVVLGAGPGGYTAAVRAAQLGLRTAVVEEKYWGGVCLNVGCIPSKALLRNAELAHIFHNEAKTFGISGEVTFDYGAAFQRSRKVADGRVKGVHYLMKKNAITEYDGRGTFLDANTLQVNGETITFSHCIIAAGATTRLIPGTQLSERVVTYEEQILTEQLPGSIIIAGAGAIGVEFAYVLHNYGVKVTIVEFLDRVVPLEDEEVSAELAKRYKRLGIEVLTSTRVDSIEDTGSSVKVTVTRGDQTQVLEADKVLQAIGFQPRVDGYGLEKTGVALTERGAIAVDGRGRTNVPHIYAIGDVTAKLMLAHAAESMGIIAAETIAGAETMELDFVMIPRATYCQPQVASFGYTEAQARDLGYDVKVAKFPFTANGKAHGLGDSAGFVKIISDNTHGELLGAHLIGPEVTELLPELTLAQQWDLTVHEVARNVHAHPTLGEAVKEAVHGLAGHMINM
- a CDS encoding exonuclease, which translates into the protein MPELPELYVAVDVEADGPIPGPYSMLSLGMAVAGRQDLSFYTELRPISDDFVPEALAVSGLDRDRLLREAPPPEVAMAAAARWVNGLRRIGRPVFLAAPAVWDGMYVHWYFVRFTGKNPFGTTGSGVDLRSYWMGATGSEWSGSHKSQIKKRFGLEKLPHTHHAGEDAAELAQVFDAVLRRERT